In Methanooceanicella nereidis, one DNA window encodes the following:
- a CDS encoding 4Fe-4S binding protein, producing MILRLSRIPYLRTAVQLAFFIAAVYLFLNLDYPVSMPVDNIFLSSDPLVALTSIIFYRGAWIPALLPVIALLAGSMVLGRVFCGWICPVGFLVDVSGAFSGIFSKIIKRRQTRARFGYLQYGILAAVLISALFTLEALSILDPFVILQRSLHMIWSSAGIPIIILLLLAASIVIAPRFWCRAICPTGAIIGAASLISPFGLKINEDCIKCKKCHRECPTGAISGEMKWDATACTKCLVCERVCPKDAISFSASVPSISSFSTSRRSLLAAGAALGLFAVSKGAVAASSSGKPIIRPPGSLVEYSFNAACTRCESCARVCLGNVIRPAGLDAGIDRYYTPVLDFSTGKCERCGACGTVCPTGAIISVPEEKIKIGTASVDTEKCIAWKDNLKCLICSEVCPVDAIKGVKNLRPRVIPEVCVGCGACELNCPVDGVKAITVSNAGERRREA from the coding sequence ATGATCTTAAGACTATCAAGAATACCTTACCTGAGGACAGCCGTACAATTAGCGTTTTTCATAGCGGCGGTATATCTGTTCCTTAACCTTGACTATCCGGTCTCGATGCCCGTCGACAATATCTTCCTGTCATCAGACCCGCTCGTTGCGCTGACGTCTATCATCTTTTATCGCGGGGCGTGGATACCGGCCCTTCTGCCTGTGATAGCGCTCCTGGCCGGGAGCATGGTCCTTGGCAGAGTATTTTGCGGATGGATATGCCCGGTGGGCTTCCTGGTGGATGTGTCCGGCGCGTTCTCGGGCATATTTTCAAAGATCATCAAGAGGAGGCAGACCAGGGCCCGTTTCGGGTACCTCCAGTACGGGATACTGGCCGCTGTACTAATATCAGCTTTATTCACGCTTGAAGCGCTTTCGATACTTGATCCTTTCGTGATCCTCCAGAGATCCCTTCACATGATATGGTCATCAGCCGGGATACCGATCATAATATTGCTTTTACTGGCCGCTTCTATCGTCATAGCCCCCCGATTCTGGTGCAGGGCTATATGCCCCACAGGAGCGATAATAGGGGCGGCATCTTTGATCTCCCCGTTCGGGCTAAAGATCAACGAGGATTGTATAAAGTGCAAAAAATGCCACCGGGAATGCCCGACGGGAGCGATCTCCGGTGAGATGAAATGGGATGCGACGGCGTGCACAAAGTGCCTTGTGTGCGAGCGTGTCTGCCCGAAAGACGCGATAAGCTTCTCAGCGTCAGTCCCGTCGATCTCGAGCTTCTCGACGTCAAGGCGCTCCCTGCTGGCAGCCGGGGCCGCCCTCGGGCTGTTCGCCGTATCTAAAGGCGCTGTCGCCGCATCATCATCCGGGAAACCGATAATAAGGCCGCCGGGCTCGCTGGTCGAGTATAGCTTTAACGCAGCCTGCACAAGATGTGAGAGCTGCGCCAGAGTATGTCTCGGGAATGTCATAAGGCCGGCCGGGCTCGATGCGGGCATTGACAGGTATTATACCCCTGTGCTTGATTTCAGCACAGGCAAATGCGAAAGGTGCGGTGCCTGCGGTACTGTTTGCCCGACTGGCGCGATTATAAGTGTCCCGGAGGAAAAAATAAAGATAGGGACTGCTTCGGTCGATACGGAAAAATGCATCGCATGGAAGGATAATTTGAAGTGTCTGATATGCTCGGAGGTCTGCCCGGTGGACGCGATAAAAGGTGTTAAGAACCTGCGCCCGAGGGTGATACCCGAAGTATGTGTCGGGTGCGGGGCCTGTGAGCTTAATTGTCCCGTAGATGGCGTAAAAGCGATCACCGTCTCGAATGCCGGAGAGAGAAGACGTGAGGCTTGA
- a CDS encoding DUF362 domain-containing protein, whose amino-acid sequence MTGRWAKRVLENGISRRDFLKATGTAAVMAAAGITGCVGADQTGPTLSPTIRPTVSPVKGDMVVAVDPDPITLVDRALDAFGGLSGIISPGDRVVMKANYSFAKSVKDATCNHPDVLVRIMQHCKDAGAKEVVVIDNTLDNPTLCLERSGIQAALDKAGFKAVSPKNKNTEYTEKDMNGSKIKKVHLANVLLEADTFINIPVIKSHNMSTMTASMKNLMGVIYDRGVFHYGLDVNIAELAGFIRPDLNIADAYRVMKTGGPRGTSSSIISYPNTLIVGKDPVAVDSYSASLLDLKGGDIGHIKAAYDMGLGEYDLSKVDIIRV is encoded by the coding sequence ATGACCGGAAGATGGGCAAAAAGAGTTTTGGAGAATGGGATCAGCAGGCGTGATTTCCTGAAGGCGACCGGGACTGCCGCTGTTATGGCCGCGGCAGGCATTACCGGCTGTGTAGGAGCTGACCAGACAGGCCCTACGCTGTCGCCGACGATCAGACCTACTGTATCGCCGGTAAAGGGAGATATGGTAGTTGCGGTTGACCCGGATCCTATAACGCTTGTTGACAGGGCGCTGGACGCGTTCGGAGGCCTGTCCGGCATTATCAGCCCGGGCGACAGGGTAGTGATGAAGGCGAACTACTCCTTTGCTAAGTCGGTGAAAGACGCTACCTGTAACCATCCTGACGTGCTGGTGCGAATTATGCAGCATTGTAAGGATGCGGGAGCTAAAGAGGTCGTCGTCATAGATAACACGCTTGATAATCCGACCCTGTGCCTGGAGCGCAGCGGTATTCAGGCGGCGCTGGATAAAGCCGGGTTCAAGGCCGTATCGCCCAAGAATAAGAATACCGAATATACGGAAAAGGATATGAACGGCTCTAAGATCAAGAAAGTCCATCTGGCGAACGTGCTTCTTGAGGCTGACACGTTCATCAACATCCCTGTCATTAAAAGCCACAACATGTCCACGATGACCGCGAGCATGAAAAATCTTATGGGAGTCATTTATGACCGTGGCGTGTTCCACTACGGCCTTGACGTTAACATTGCCGAGCTTGCCGGCTTCATACGCCCTGACCTTAACATAGCTGACGCCTACCGAGTAATGAAGACAGGCGGCCCTAGAGGCACAAGTTCAAGTATCATATCGTATCCTAATACTCTTATAGTGGGTAAAGACCCTGTTGCCGTCGACTCGTATTCCGCATCCCTTCTTGACCTGAAAGGCGGGGACATAGGCCATATCAAGGCCGCATACGATATGGGCCTGGGCGAGTATGACCTTAGCAAAGTGGACATCATAAGGGTGTGA
- a CDS encoding DedA family protein, translating to MFGLEAIVADITNWICNVIGSMGYLGVFILMTIESAGIPVPSEVIMTYGGFMASEGKVNVLLVALVGTLGTGLGSTIGYAIGYWGGKPVVDKYGKFIGITPQKMLWAERWFCKYGESACIYTRLLPVVRTIVNVPAGLLGMNFYKFIVYSMIGAFPWCFILAYIGFLLGENWESIMGMTHIFSYAIGGIAGVILLGAIILYILIRQGIVKRATVEKYLSFILHV from the coding sequence ATGTTTGGACTGGAAGCCATCGTGGCAGACATCACTAACTGGATATGTAATGTCATTGGAAGTATGGGATACCTTGGCGTATTTATCCTCATGACAATAGAAAGCGCTGGAATACCGGTCCCCAGCGAAGTGATCATGACATACGGCGGCTTCATGGCCTCCGAGGGCAAGGTAAACGTCCTGCTCGTCGCCCTGGTAGGAACATTAGGCACAGGCCTCGGCTCTACGATAGGCTATGCGATCGGGTACTGGGGAGGAAAGCCCGTAGTGGACAAGTACGGCAAGTTCATAGGCATCACCCCGCAGAAGATGCTCTGGGCCGAGAGATGGTTCTGCAAATATGGCGAATCGGCATGCATATATACGAGACTTCTGCCGGTAGTCCGCACCATAGTAAATGTCCCTGCAGGCCTTCTTGGAATGAACTTTTACAAGTTCATCGTGTACAGTATGATAGGAGCTTTCCCCTGGTGTTTCATCCTGGCATACATAGGGTTCTTACTGGGCGAGAACTGGGAATCCATTATGGGAATGACGCATATCTTTTCATATGCGATCGGAGGGATCGCGGGAGTCATATTGCTCGGGGCGATCATCCTGTACATTCTGATAAGACAGGGAATAGTGAAAAGGGCAACGGTGGAGAAATATCTTTCTTTCATACTCCACGTTTAA
- a CDS encoding DMT family transporter, producing the protein MYALSEKNVNKGTFLWLIIGLFVANAFWGASAVAIKEAYVQLTTIEIVFLRFAIATPILIAATVLWKGTGSLKVNIKDIPQLVLISIIGISLGFFLQVLSLDFTTATNFTLIFNLSTFFILFFSAVMLGEKLTGNKILGAVVAFIGLAIIVLNGRFELSANLLGDGIALASAAAWGLYSVLGKRMNERYSTLTVLVYVFLFGSLELLPFYLMSPQTSPISFTGLTWVSLGFLTICCSIISFLVYNYGLEKLSASTVAVFIYVMPLSGVFLAILILGEPLTVFTILGAALIIFGMYQAERKEPDKYGVKKTELTIPQKP; encoded by the coding sequence ATGTATGCGCTGTCAGAAAAAAATGTCAATAAAGGAACTTTCTTATGGTTGATCATCGGCCTCTTCGTCGCTAACGCATTTTGGGGCGCTTCGGCCGTCGCCATAAAAGAGGCATATGTACAGTTAACGACCATTGAAATAGTGTTTTTAAGGTTCGCGATAGCCACCCCTATACTTATCGCCGCCACTGTGCTGTGGAAAGGGACAGGGTCGCTTAAAGTAAACATAAAGGATATACCGCAGCTTGTGCTGATATCCATAATAGGCATATCTTTAGGGTTTTTCCTTCAGGTGCTCTCGCTGGATTTTACCACCGCGACGAACTTTACGCTGATATTTAACCTTTCGACGTTCTTCATATTGTTCTTCTCGGCTGTGATGCTGGGAGAAAAACTGACCGGGAATAAGATCCTGGGGGCTGTAGTCGCTTTTATCGGCCTGGCAATTATAGTGTTGAACGGCAGGTTCGAGCTCTCTGCCAACTTATTAGGAGACGGCATAGCCCTGGCGAGCGCCGCTGCCTGGGGATTATATTCCGTGTTAGGCAAGCGCATGAACGAGAGATACTCGACCCTGACCGTCCTTGTCTACGTGTTCCTGTTCGGGTCCCTCGAGCTATTGCCATTCTACCTGATGTCCCCGCAAACGTCCCCGATATCTTTCACCGGGCTAACGTGGGTCTCTCTGGGTTTCCTTACTATATGCTGCTCAATAATTTCATTCCTTGTGTATAACTACGGCCTGGAGAAACTATCAGCCTCGACCGTTGCCGTATTCATATACGTGATGCCGCTTTCGGGAGTGTTTTTGGCGATTTTGATCCTCGGAGAGCCTTTGACCGTTTTCACGATACTTGGAGCTGCCCTGATAATTTTCGGCATGTATCAGGCCGAGCGAAAGGAGCCCGATAAATACGGGGTGAAAAAAACAGAGCTAACGATACCTCAAAAACCATAA
- a CDS encoding DMT family transporter, with protein sequence MFKNAEWKERADSPLFLFLGLIIVNILWGASSIAGRQALLQLSTIEIVTIRFAIASLFLLILTILWKGISELKVDVKDLPVLAFLSIAGVSLQFVLQLSSINYTTVTNFSLLFNLSTFFIMILGAMLLKERLSNKKLLGAGVAFGGVALIVSGGGLEFSSSHFFGDIIGLSSAAIWAVYTIAAKKVSGKYSLLTIMNYTFILGVAGLIPFYVYMTPMTPLTQVTSASWASILFLAILCSVVAFLIYNQGLSRLKASDVAMTIYITPLSGVLLAALILGESMTLFTLIGAALILAGMYATGERPGAADGRVPVMHGGKAGAETDANG encoded by the coding sequence ATGTTTAAAAACGCGGAGTGGAAAGAAAGGGCTGACAGCCCGTTATTTTTATTTCTCGGGTTGATAATCGTCAATATTCTATGGGGAGCATCTTCCATCGCCGGACGGCAGGCACTGCTTCAACTATCGACTATAGAGATAGTCACTATCAGGTTCGCGATAGCGTCGTTGTTTTTACTTATACTTACTATACTCTGGAAAGGCATATCAGAGCTTAAAGTGGACGTTAAAGACCTGCCTGTCCTTGCATTCTTATCGATAGCCGGCGTGTCGCTTCAATTCGTGCTGCAGCTATCGTCGATCAATTATACAACGGTGACCAACTTCTCGTTACTGTTCAACCTTTCCACGTTTTTCATAATGATACTCGGAGCGATGCTGCTGAAAGAAAGGCTCAGCAATAAAAAACTGCTTGGCGCCGGCGTCGCGTTCGGAGGAGTGGCGCTAATAGTCTCGGGAGGAGGGCTGGAGTTCTCTTCATCCCACTTTTTCGGGGACATCATAGGGCTGTCGAGCGCGGCTATCTGGGCCGTTTACACGATAGCGGCCAAAAAGGTCAGCGGAAAATATTCACTGCTCACTATCATGAACTACACGTTCATCCTCGGCGTGGCCGGCCTGATACCCTTCTATGTTTACATGACGCCGATGACCCCGCTGACACAGGTCACATCGGCCTCCTGGGCGTCCATACTGTTCCTGGCGATACTGTGTTCGGTCGTGGCATTCCTGATATACAACCAGGGCCTTTCCAGGCTTAAAGCGTCTGACGTGGCGATGACGATATACATCACGCCGCTATCGGGCGTGCTGCTGGCGGCGCTCATTCTGGGGGAGAGCATGACGCTGTTCACGCTCATCGGTGCCGCGCTCATACTGGCAGGCATGTACGCCACCGGGGAAAGACCCGGAGCAGCTGATGGAAGAGTGCCGGTGATGCATGGCGGCAAAGCTGGAGCGGAGACTGATGCCAATGGATAG
- a CDS encoding metallophosphoesterase — translation MAGSILLISDIHADAGALDAILRVAGDDKFSERYGNIGKVINLGDVMERGYLPKETVNRLKTIKNLISILGNHDEAFLNSKAVTKGDAESIRAHDLYRNRSGYQAFFKGMEKYHIDREYRLLAVHGGPLDPLKIYHGDFGEDEAWLHSRTWQRITTSGSEYCDSTGYHYLPESAFNSVKKYFDNNGFVIVCGHEHKEAAYRQTGDEVEDILHLMDKDSFVIGNRRIDEKKIEIDESSNYLIRLGIAGPAGYYRRYGWDRCYFGVISKTDKRRSLSMLSFQLGRDLVPP, via the coding sequence ATGGCGGGCTCAATTCTCCTGATATCGGATATTCACGCTGATGCTGGAGCGCTGGATGCGATACTCAGGGTTGCCGGCGATGATAAGTTCTCTGAGCGTTACGGGAATATCGGGAAGGTCATAAACCTGGGCGACGTGATGGAAAGAGGGTATCTGCCGAAGGAGACCGTCAATCGCCTGAAGACTATAAAAAATCTTATTTCCATACTTGGAAACCACGATGAGGCGTTTCTTAACTCGAAAGCTGTCACCAAAGGTGATGCGGAAAGTATCCGGGCCCACGACCTTTATCGTAACCGAAGCGGATACCAGGCCTTTTTTAAAGGTATGGAAAAATATCATATAGACAGGGAGTACAGGCTGCTCGCGGTGCACGGAGGGCCTTTAGACCCCTTGAAGATATATCATGGCGACTTTGGGGAGGACGAGGCGTGGCTACACTCCCGGACATGGCAGAGAATAACGACATCGGGCTCCGAGTATTGCGACTCCACGGGGTATCATTATCTTCCGGAGAGCGCGTTCAATTCCGTTAAAAAATATTTTGATAATAACGGTTTCGTCATAGTCTGCGGGCATGAGCATAAGGAAGCGGCTTACAGGCAGACCGGGGACGAAGTCGAGGATATACTGCACTTAATGGATAAGGATAGTTTCGTCATCGGTAACAGACGTATTGATGAAAAAAAGATAGAGATAGACGAGAGCTCAAACTACCTGATAAGGCTTGGCATCGCAGGCCCCGCAGGATATTACAGGAGATATGGATGGGACCGCTGCTATTTCGGCGTCATTTCGAAAACGGATAAAAGAAGATCTCTATCCATGCTCAGTTTCCAGCTCGGCAGAGACCTTGTCCCTCCATGA
- a CDS encoding HD domain-containing protein: protein MNKEDAIKKARDYAESLHRGFAPSHDFSHVERVYRLAERIATEEGADLFIVRMAALLHDIGRAEEKRANCREEDIHDELSVKLSKPFLDDLGLDDMTKDAIIHAIATHRHRRGGSPQTLEARCLFDADKLDSLGAVGIARSYLWLGEHGRSVYYPDEEWIHIDPKNNSPEIDSTQREWHIKLRHLKDKMYTDTGKAIAVERHERMARIIEEIEKEVKGII, encoded by the coding sequence ATGAACAAGGAAGATGCCATTAAGAAAGCCCGGGATTACGCCGAATCGCTACACAGGGGTTTTGCGCCAAGCCATGATTTTTCTCATGTAGAAAGAGTTTACAGGCTTGCGGAACGTATAGCAACTGAAGAAGGCGCTGACCTGTTCATAGTCCGAATGGCCGCACTGTTGCATGATATAGGCAGGGCTGAGGAAAAAAGGGCAAATTGCAGGGAAGAGGATATTCACGATGAGCTGAGCGTCAAGCTGTCAAAGCCGTTCCTCGATGACCTCGGACTTGATGACATGACAAAAGACGCAATAATCCATGCGATCGCCACTCACAGGCACAGGAGAGGCGGCAGCCCGCAAACACTGGAAGCCAGATGCCTTTTTGACGCGGATAAGCTTGATTCTCTCGGCGCTGTAGGCATCGCCCGCTCATATTTGTGGCTCGGGGAGCATGGCCGGAGCGTATATTACCCGGACGAGGAATGGATCCATATCGACCCTAAGAATAATTCGCCGGAAATAGACTCTACGCAGCGTGAATGGCACATTAAGCTCAGGCACCTCAAGGATAAGATGTATACCGACACGGGCAAGGCCATAGCTGTTGAAAGGCACGAGCGCATGGCACGTATAATCGAAGAGATAGAAAAAGAGGTCAAAGGTATAATTTGA
- a CDS encoding radical SAM/SPASM domain-containing protein: MFKKLIEGISAIAKEPETGFIFEVTARCNNNCLYCYNIWKCGRMKAPQDISSLEWSAIADKLCDESLVRLITISGGEPFLRKDLPEITHHIASKRIKINLITNGTLLSEENVSKTIEDATLYEIPLLSDKPEVHDHLSGAKAFERVLDGMANVKAAGGDFTAVFVATAINSKDLLGSCEMAIALGAKSILYNRFNPGGEGLKHIEELQISKEILQSHLDTLESISENYGIGVHCAVPVPPCIIDTSQYKRLSFGWCPTGKSGAYYTIDPSGKMRPCNHSLSVLGDFRDQRFKDLKSSTQMQAFKSLLNEECKTCVHLSKCNGGCRAVSEQLNAAGKPKSLVPGIYDL, from the coding sequence ATGTTCAAGAAACTGATAGAGGGCATCTCTGCCATAGCGAAAGAGCCGGAAACAGGTTTTATATTCGAGGTCACGGCGCGGTGTAACAATAATTGCCTTTACTGTTACAACATCTGGAAATGCGGCCGCATGAAAGCGCCTCAGGATATATCTTCCCTCGAATGGTCCGCCATCGCAGACAAATTATGTGACGAATCGCTTGTAAGGCTTATCACGATAAGCGGCGGCGAGCCTTTTTTAAGAAAAGACCTTCCGGAGATCACTCATCACATCGCTTCAAAGAGAATAAAGATCAACCTGATCACAAACGGCACCTTGCTGTCCGAAGAAAACGTTTCAAAGACGATAGAGGACGCTACGCTTTATGAGATACCTCTTCTGAGCGATAAGCCCGAAGTCCACGACCATCTTTCAGGCGCAAAAGCCTTTGAAAGAGTCCTTGACGGCATGGCTAATGTAAAGGCGGCAGGCGGTGATTTCACCGCGGTATTCGTCGCGACCGCCATAAACTCAAAAGACCTTTTAGGTTCCTGCGAGATGGCGATAGCCCTGGGAGCAAAGTCGATACTCTATAACCGCTTCAATCCCGGCGGTGAAGGATTAAAGCATATTGAAGAGCTCCAGATTTCTAAAGAAATATTGCAATCACATCTTGATACTCTGGAAAGTATATCCGAAAATTACGGCATCGGAGTCCACTGTGCAGTGCCTGTTCCTCCATGCATCATAGATACAAGCCAGTATAAGCGGCTGTCTTTCGGATGGTGCCCGACAGGAAAGTCAGGAGCATATTACACAATAGACCCGTCAGGGAAAATGAGACCCTGCAACCACTCCCTCTCAGTACTCGGCGACTTCAGGGACCAAAGGTTCAAAGACTTAAAATCATCGACCCAGATGCAAGCGTTCAAAAGCTTACTAAACGAAGAATGTAAGACCTGTGTCCACCTTTCAAAATGTAACGGCGGATGCAGGGCAGTAAGCGAGCAATTAAACGCTGCGGGAAAACCGAAGAGTCTTGTACCGGGAATATATGATCTATAA
- a CDS encoding peroxiredoxin, which translates to MLRINHEVPDFEADAFHKDEIRRVRLSDYRGNWVILIFYPADFTFVCPTELEEIAEHYDEIRDLGADVLSISRDTAFVHKAWHDNSPAIKKIKFPMVADTTGNICRDFGTYDDKDGLSLRGTFLVDPDGMLKSIEIHDNSFGRSAKEIIRKLQAAKFVREHAGNVCPASWEPGKEALTPGLEMVGKI; encoded by the coding sequence ATGCTAAGAATTAACCATGAAGTACCCGATTTCGAAGCAGATGCATTTCATAAAGATGAGATAAGGAGGGTCAGGCTCTCTGATTATAGGGGCAACTGGGTAATACTGATCTTTTACCCGGCCGACTTCACTTTCGTCTGCCCGACCGAGCTTGAGGAGATCGCAGAGCATTATGATGAGATAAGGGATCTGGGGGCCGATGTGCTCAGCATCAGCAGGGATACGGCGTTCGTGCATAAGGCATGGCATGATAACTCCCCTGCCATTAAAAAGATCAAGTTCCCTATGGTAGCTGACACTACTGGAAATATATGCAGGGATTTTGGAACGTATGATGACAAGGATGGATTATCACTGCGTGGGACTTTTCTTGTCGACCCGGACGGCATGCTTAAAAGCATAGAGATACACGACAATAGTTTCGGAAGAAGCGCAAAGGAGATCATCCGTAAGCTGCAGGCGGCTAAGTTCGTCAGGGAGCATGCAGGCAATGTCTGCCCGGCAAGCTGGGAGCCAGGAAAAGAGGCCTTGACTCCAGGACTTGAAATGGTCGGTAAGATATAG
- the wrbA gene encoding NAD(P)H:quinone oxidoreductase has translation MNVLIIFDTRYGNTMKLAKAVAEGASGVKNAYVRLMRVEIIEPEEIINKNDRWKAAVEEYKTLPLAGKDDLRWAHAIVLGSPTRFGNMTAPLKMFIDRTSSLWLNGELEGKVGGVFCSTSSMHGGNETTLLAMMLPLFHHGLIIAGLPYTTPGLATTGRGGTPYGPTSVSGPMSDQGPTGEELSFARSFGYRIATIAGKLFDRG, from the coding sequence ATGAATGTCCTGATCATATTCGACACAAGATACGGTAATACTATGAAACTAGCTAAAGCCGTTGCAGAAGGCGCATCAGGAGTAAAGAACGCTTACGTGCGCCTGATGAGAGTGGAGATCATTGAGCCCGAGGAGATCATCAATAAGAATGATAGATGGAAGGCTGCCGTCGAAGAGTACAAGACGCTGCCGCTCGCCGGAAAAGACGATCTTCGATGGGCACATGCCATAGTGCTCGGATCACCTACAAGATTCGGGAACATGACAGCCCCGCTAAAGATGTTCATTGACAGGACAAGCTCATTATGGCTGAACGGGGAGCTTGAAGGCAAGGTGGGGGGAGTGTTTTGCAGCACCTCCAGCATGCACGGCGGGAATGAGACCACACTTCTTGCGATGATGCTGCCACTATTCCATCACGGGCTAATTATCGCGGGACTCCCGTATACAACACCAGGCCTGGCGACAACCGGCAGGGGCGGTACGCCATATGGCCCGACGTCAGTGTCCGGCCCCATGTCCGACCAGGGTCCGACCGGGGAGGAACTAAGCTTTGCAAGGTCATTTGGCTATCGCATAGCCACAATAGCAGGAAAATTGTTCGACAGGGGCTAA